In the Brassica napus cultivar Da-Ae chromosome A7, Da-Ae, whole genome shotgun sequence genome, one interval contains:
- the LOC106421645 gene encoding 26S proteasome non-ATPase regulatory subunit 3 homolog B, with protein sequence MTTTTQDVEMKDNNQTPAQSIVSATTSTLQHLKEIAALIDTGSYTKEVRRVARAVRLTVGIRQKLTASVVASFLDFALGSGSEAHARLSSFVPKSDEHDMEVDTASSTSLAASKHVPVELEIYCYFIVLLFLIDQKKYNEAKACSSASIARLKSLNKRTIDVIASRLYFYYSLSYEMTGDLAEIRGTLLSLHHSATLRHDELGQETLLNLLLRNYLHYNLYDQAEKLRSKAPRFEAHSNQQFCRYLFYLGKIRTIQLEYTDAKESLLQAARKAPVAALGFRVQCNKWAILVRLLLGEIPERSIFMQKGMEKALRPYFELTNAVRIGDLELFRNVQEKFAKTFSEDRTHNLIVRLRHNVIRTGLRNISISYSRISLTDVAQKLRLNSANPVADAESIVAKAIRDGAIDATIDHKNGYMVSKETGDIYSTNEPQNAFNSRIAFCLNMHNEAVRALRFPPNTHREKESEEKRREMKQQEEELAKYMAEEDDDDF encoded by the exons ATGACGACGACGACTCAAGACGTGGAGATGAAAGACAACAACCAAACCCCAGCTCAATCCATCGTCTCCGCCACCACCTCAACTCTCCAGC ATCTGAAGGAGATCGCTGCTCTGATCGATACCGGCTCCTACACCAAAGAAGTCCGCCGCGTCGCTCGCGCCGTGCGCCTCACCGTCGGGATACGGCAGAAGCTCACCGCTTCCGTCGTCGCTTCGTTCCTTGACTTCGCTTTGGGCTCTGGATCTGAGGCTCACGCTCGTCTCTCTTCCTTCGTTCCCAAG agtGATGAACATGACATGGAGGTTGATACTGCTTCCTCCACTTCCTTGGCTGCATCCAAGCACGTGCCTGTGGAGCTTGAGATCTACTGCTACTTCATTGTTTTGCTTTTTCTGATTGATCAGAAGAAGTACAACGAG GCCAAAGCTTGCTCATCAGCTAGCATTGCTCGTCTCAAGAGCTTGAACAAGAGAACCATTGAtgtgatagcttcgagattgtaTTTTTACTACTCTTTGAGTTATGAGATGACTGGTGATCTTGCTGAGATTCGTGG TACTCTTTTGTCTTTGCACCACTCTGCAACTCTGCGCCATGATGAGTTGGGTCAG GAAACACTTCTGAATCTCTTGCTTCGTAACTACCTGCACTACAACCTTTATGACCAAGCTGAGAAGCTTAGATCTAAAGCTCCAAGATTTGAGGCACATTCAAACCAGCAG TTCTGTAGGTACTTGTTTTACCTCGGTAAGATCCGTACGATCCAACTCGAGTACACTGATGCAAAAGAAAGCCTCCTCCAGGCGGCTAGAAAAGCACCTGTCGCTGCTCTAGGCTTCAGAGTCCAGTGCAACAAGTGGGCTATTCTGGTTCGTCTTCTCTTGGGTGAGATTCCAGAGCGATCCATCTTCATGCAGAAAGGAATGGAGAAAGCTCTTAGGCCATACTTCGAACTTACCAAT GCTGTGAGGATTGGTGACTTGGAGCTCTTCAGGAACGTCCAAGAGAAGTTTGCAAAGACATTCTCCGAGGACAGGACTCACAACCTCATTGTCAGACTCCGTCACAACGTGATCAGGACAGGACTGCGCAACATCAGCATCTCCTACTCAAGAATCTCTCTCACAGACGTCGCCCAGAAGCTAAGGCTGAACTCTGCAAACCCTGTCGCAGATGCAGAGAGCATAGTGGCTAAAGCCATAAGAGACGGAGCAATCGACGCCACCATCGACCACAAGAACGGTTACATGGTCTCGAAGGAGACAGGAGACATCTACTCCACCAACGAGCCGCAGAACGCGTTTAACTCGAGGATTGCCTTCTGTTTGAACATGCACAACGAAGCGGTGAGGGCGCTGAGGTTCCCGCCGAACACACACAGGGAGAAAGAGAGCGAGGAGAAGAGGAGGGAGATGAAACAGCAAGAAGAGGAGCTCGCTAAATACATGGCTGAGGAAGATGACGACGATTTCTAG
- the BNAA07G32260D gene encoding uncharacterized protein BNAA07G32260D — protein sequence MIRTFFLFLVFFIIWTQVHAQLIPPSKPDGFVYPPGRRVDPDSILIEAFYDPVCPYSRDSWPPLKQALKHYGSRVSLLLHLLPLPYHDNAYVTSRALHIVNIHNANATFSLLEGFFKHQAMFYGAQTQLLTRPEVVGRIVKLGTATLGNSYHHVLKSGFNDTKSERATRVSFKYSASRGVYGTPTFSVNGFALPDADDPSDFGGWKKIIDSLVQPHKVQGS from the exons ATGATCAGAACGTTTTTCCtcttccttgtcttcttcaTCATATGGACGCAAGTCCACGCGCAGCTAATTCCACCGTCGAAGCCCGATGGTTTCGTATACCCACCGGGTCGCCGTGTTGACCCGGATTCTATACTGATCGAGGCGTTTTATGACCCGGTGTGCCCGTACAGTAGAGACTCTTGGCCGCCGCTAAAGCAAGCGCTTAAACACTACGGATCTCGCGTTTCCTTGCTCCTCCACCTACTTCCGTTACC GTACCATGACAATGCGTATGTAACCTCTCGTGCTTTACACATAGTGAATATTCACAACGCTAATGCTACCTTCAGTTTGCTGGAAGGGTTCTTTAAGCATCAG GCAATGTTCTATGGTGCGCAAACACAACTCCTGACTAGACCTGAAGTTGTGGGAAGAATTGTCAAGCTTGGAACAGCCACGTTGGGAAACTCTTATCATCATGTTCTTAAATCTGGATTCAACGACACAAAGTCGGAACGTGCAACCAGAGTTTCATTCAAG TATAGCGCTTCAAGAGGTGTGTATGGAACACCAACCTTCTCCGTGAATGGGTTCGCATTGCCAGATGCTGATGATCCCTCAGATTTTGGAGGatggaaaaaaattattgattctCTGGTTCAACCACACAAAGTACAAGGTAGCTAG
- the LOC106421662 gene encoding V-type proton ATPase subunit B1 produces MGANDIDMEEGTLEIGMEYRTVSGVAGPLVILDKVKGPKYQEIVNIRLGDGSTRRGQVLEVDGEKAVVQVFEGTSGIDNKFTTVQFTGEVLKTPVSLDMLGRIFNGSGKPIDNGPPILPEAYLDISGSSINPSERTYPEEMIQTGISTIDVMNSIARGQKIPLFSAAGLPHNEIAAQICRQAGLVKRLEKTADLLEDHGEDNFAIVFAAMGVNMETAQFFKRDFEENGSMERVTLFLNLANDPTIERIITPRIALTTAEYLAYECGKHVLVILTDMSSYADALREVSAAREEVPGRRGYPGYMYTDLATIYERAGRIEGRKGSITQIPILTMPNDDITHPTPDLTGYITEGQIYIDRQLHNRQIYPPINVLPSLSRLMKSAIGEGMTRKDHSDVSNQLYANYAIGKDVQAMKAVVGEEALSSEDLLYLEFLDKFERKFVMQGAYDTRNIFQSLDLAWTLLRIFPRELLHRIPAKTLDQFYSRDSTTTT; encoded by the exons ATGGGAGCGAATGATATCGACATGGAAGAAGGAACTCTAGAGATCGGCATGG AGTATAGAACTGTTTCTGGCGTTGCTGGACCATTAGTCATTCTTGACAAAGTCAAG GGTCCAAAGTACCAGGAGATTGTTAATATCCGTTTAGGTGATGGATCAACGAGACGTGGTCAAGTTCTGGAAGTCGACGGGGAGAAAGCTGTTGTGCAG GTTTTTGAAGGAACGTCTGGAATTGATAACAAGTTTACAACCGTACAATTCACAGGAGAG GTTTTGAAAACACCTGTGTCCTTGGACATGCTTGGGCGCATATTTAACGGTTCTGGAAAGCCGATTGATAATGGCCCTCCTATTTTGCCAGAGGCGTACCTTGATATTTCAG GAAGTTCAATCAACCCCAGTGAAAGAACCTATCCCGAGGAGATGATACAAACGGGTATCTCGACTATTGATGTCATGAACTCCATTGCTCGTGGACAGAAGATTCCTCTTTTCTCTGCTGCTGGTCTCCCTCATAATGAAATCGCTGCTCAGATTTGTCGTCAAGCTGGTCTTGTCAAGCGTCTGGAAAAGACTGCTGATCTACTTGAG gaTCATGGAGAGGACAATTTTGCGATTGTGTTTGCAGCTATGGGTGTGAACATGGAGACGGCTCAGTTCTTCAAAcgagattttgaagaaaatggaTCAATGGAGAGAGTTACTCTTTTCTTGAATCTG GCCAATGATCCGACCATTGAGAGAATCATCACTCCTCGAATTGCCCTAACAACAGCAGAATACCTAGCTTACGAATGCGGGAAACACGTCCTTGTTATATTGACTGACATGAGTTCCTATGCTGATGCTCTTCGTGAG GTTTCTGCTGCAAGAGAAGAAGTTCCTGGAAGACGTGGATATCCAGGTTATATGTACACTGATCTTGCTACTATCTATGAACGTGCTGGGCGTATCGAAGGAAGAAAAGGTTCCATCACCCAAATCCCAATCCTTACTATGCCCAATGATG ACATCACACATCCAACCCCGGATCTTACTGGTTACATCACTGAAGGTCAGATATATATCGATAGGCAGCTTCACAACAGACAG ATATATCCACCAATCAATGTGCTTCCATCTCTTTCTCGTCTAATGAAG AGTGCTATTGGTGAGGGCATGACTCGTAAAGACCATTCAGATGTGTCGAACCAGCTATACGCAAACTATGCTATCGGGAAAGATGTGCAAGCCATGAAAGCTGTGGTTGGAGAAGAAGCACTTTCGTCAGAGGATCTGCTTTACTTGGAGTTTTTGGATAAGTTCGAGAGGAAGTTTGTGATGCAAGGAGCTTATGACACTCGAAACATCTTCCAGTCGCTGGACTTGGCTTGGACATTGCTACGTATCTTCCCACGCGAGCTACTTCACCGTATCCCTGCAAAGACACTTGACCAATTCTACAGCCGCGACTCAACAACAACGACCTAA
- the LOC106421584 gene encoding protein Abitram-like, whose product MEETQNIDVTKNPEAEDAIESTKQKQSEEVEHHCDEQQKQSQEEDELRKLLLSDIEELPLSPPSATQLNFVSYFITDFTKPGHDHYIYRHANGLCVIGLAPTHRAFKDQGGITNIDFNVGKSDRSVLKVSGKRKKNAMRSESNTALCKVSTANDSYIVRCCVKGSLLEVNERLMKQPQLLNSSADREGYIAIIMPRPADWTKNKESLITLEEYKEKKQDILLEPCLL is encoded by the exons ATGGAGGAGACTCAGAACATTGACGTTACAAAGAATCCAGAAGCCGAAGATGCAATCGAATCAACTAAGCAAAAGCAATCCGAAGAAGTAGAACATCACTGCGACGAGCAGCAGAAGCAATcgcaagaagaagacgaattGCGAAAGCTTCTGCTTTCAGATATAGAAGAGCTTCCTCTTTCTCCTCCCTCAGCTACACAACTCAACTTCGTTTCTTACTTCATCACAG ATTTTACTAAACCGGGTCATGATCATTACATCTACCGTCACGCCAATGG tttgtgtGTGATTGGATTGGCTCCTACTCATAGAGCTTTTAAGGACCAAGGTGGGATCACTAACATTGATTTCAATGTCGGTAAGTCCGATCGTAGCGTCTTGAAAGTCTCTGGCAAGCGTAAAAAG AATGCTATGCGGTCTGAATCGAATACAGCATTGTGCAAAGTCTCCACTGCTAATGATTCTTATATTGTCAG gtgTTGCGTTAAAGGTTCGCTCTTGGAGGTGAACGAGAGATTGATGAAGCAACCTCAGCTTCTTAATTCATCG GCTGATCGAGAAGGATATATTGCGATAATCATGCCAAGACCTGCAGATTGGACCAAAAACAAGGAATCACTGATAACCTTGGAGGAgtataaagaaaagaaacaagacATTTTACTGGAACCGTGTCTACTTTGA
- the LOC106421681 gene encoding SKP1-like protein 1A produces MSTKKIVLKSSDAESFEVDEAVARESQTLAHMVEDDCTDNGIPLPNVTGKILAKVIEYCKKHVDAAAAKTEATADGGAPSDEDLKAWDAEFMNIDQATLFELILAANYLNIKNLLDLTCQTVADMIKGKTPDEIRTTFNIKNDFSPEEEEEVRRENQWAFE; encoded by the exons aTGTCGACGAAGAAGATTGTGTTGAAGAGCTCCGACGCCGAGTCTTTCGAGGTTGACGAGGCCGTGGCTCGCGAGTCTCAGACCCTAGCTCACATGGTCGAAGACGACTGCACCGACAACGGCATCCCTCTTCCCAACGTCACCGGCAAGATCCTCGCCAAGGTCATCGAGTATTGCAAGAAGCACGTCGACGCCGCTGCTGCCAAGACAGAGGCCACCGCCGATGGTGGCGCTCCCTCCGACGAGGACCTCAAGGCTTGGGATGCCGAGTTCATGAATATCGATCAAGCTACCCTCTTCGAACTCATCCTG GCTGCTAACTATCTGAACATCAAGAACCTTCTTGACCTTACGTGCCAGACGGTGGCTGATATGATCAAAGGCAAGACTCCAGACGAGATTCGCACGACCTTCAACATCAAGAACGACTTCTCGcctgaggaggaagaggaggtgCGCAGGGAGAACCAATGGGCTTTTGAATGA